A DNA window from Zingiber officinale cultivar Zhangliang chromosome 3A, Zo_v1.1, whole genome shotgun sequence contains the following coding sequences:
- the LOC122051396 gene encoding uncharacterized protein LOC122051396 isoform X5 codes for MRIWNLEKKQMKKNQETKAHGKMPDVCISERDVEIKFLKEELVKEKERGDSEKKRAEVEKKKAAEGRKLLETEQRKAQEQRKLAETERKKAEELELSLDRLRTELTDAKTKITMEKKLFETEKRKAEEQRKLAVTEQKKAEELKLFLERLRTELTDIKTKLMTERAKTQELDKSIEAEKHKTMIEKTHADFERGKSKELSSSLEAQCIELREQKINVERMKQMLEDRNKKIEDLEKKLNKVMSNLGSAHDKKMKLVSSDEVGIIRSLKQQLKFEKKRVKYAKRMVKLEKAEKVVIVQQLHLVQQDFMQLSCHLKMLGDQLSHRNEGTHGFAKVDGSDLKLNLRSALHSSESDLLQGKLYKGSPSSPGSFRKCSHFDVSGGQCIRSIAGTQFALESVGRNSFGNKQQSSTVCSTSATCSDMMSLQGIDAVFLATRNTQDKRPVVEEYKVTDRVFFVNGKKREKQELLGLDNSFCYKDKHFHKDPLPSVSEGNKVSDSVEVHVGSKKRKKRDPGALDKSSCHKNTGFHKDPLTSVSEGKKATGNIVDVNGKKTRKQDPLTLDKSLSDKDKQFHIGKTELPTGRKLIRNPVGLPKPNSHAKNGIPKTSNNWRGQLAEIHNGMCGKFQGSLKNSKDKQETSCLQCSNPGQMHQSENNYPMVSCNANKSSSISLIMKEVNPSTREEDIGAISDNQADFVCSKNINLQDCMTLLMLDNEDDERRYMEAVERPVSPTLPEIRISNGGKDQSHCLVDSIFRKPISEVTCEPCRYFDVIDLEINSNKLELLTPNPPVPKDAIGVIHASEDSEPDSVLESQSDLNKNEIQPLVSKCTQGFVHTSEESEPNCALIVQRDLHNTEPLEKSVQKFDHEETMSLAVGRAFCDRVVTVAGQSLMSDDFLGAGKVDNNQISNSNVVARSDSRVHLAASQEVQNPHGNTASLENTNWCCVVFSDCKDESISRIVQARNIVASQNFRSSQVDCSIVEVLQSLKSLLELQPEEKVCVFFSLMLGNISGRLRAYPESMMASNILQFAKSLSVEIDKVFSDATICQLFLEVCKIDMLLDLLEDFIIKRRILMCKGVESEQSCSVLSSNFFHVKCGNMFVTQNAAKTNQLLATSIFCASICTMLDQIGFLVETSYKVLTHFKCDTSCNLLILHIFALVSGEKFFTMEKYSFLAIVLKSVISLLEEGYETMPSGHLTSDVDISFSPCEQCPFSKEIACTEKITSSLMDILHDFAFSGNSSTSSIFPLSREPIAESSHGAEDSIHCSRVHDKSNRCESSCALFKHRCHADQTSSSTPERVTDYAPMKPLCYIIDVVSAIELFSLYMGWKWTSDNILPRILAMLKLCPSSEFSIAAVVLIGQLGRFGVDYGGFQEIGVSQLRCNLSSLLKASLHGKNSLPNQLAIINALVNLLPLSFKEIVDRNHEHLVDAADQSQEIKVVKEWFAQLDKKMQVMVLNFSGHGV; via the exons ATGAGGATTTGGAACCTGGAAAAAAAGCAAATGAAGAAGAACCAG GAAACTAAAGCTCATGGTAAGATGCCGGATGTTTGTATCTCTGAAAGGGATGTAGAGATAAAATTCTTGAAAGAAGAACTTgtaaaagagaaagaaagaggTGATTCTGAGAAGAAGAGAGCTGAAGTTGAGAAAAAAAAAGCTGCAGAGGGAAGAAAGCTGCTTGAAacagagcaaaggaaagctcaagaacAAAGGAAACTAGCAGAGACTGAACGAAAGAAAGCTGAGGAGCTTGAACTTTCTCTGGATAGATTAAGAACTGAACTTACTGATGCCAAAACAAAAATAACGATGGAGAAAAAGCTGTTTGAAACAGAGAAAAGGAAAGCTGAAGAACAAAGGAAGCTAGCAGTGACTGAGCAAAAGAAAGCTGAGGAGCTTAAACTTTTTTTGGAGAGATTAAGAACTGAACTTACTGACATCAAAACAAAATTAATGACGGAAAGAGCAAAAACCCAGGAACTGGACAAATCAATTGAAGCAGAAAAGCATAAGACTATGATAGAAAAGACCCATGCTGATTTCGAGAGGGGTAAATCTAAAGAGCTAAGTAGTTCTTTGGAAGCACAATGCATAGAGTTGAGAGAGCAAAAGATCAATGTAGAGCGTATGAAGCAAATGCTGGAGGACaggaataaaaaaatagaagacCTAGAAAAGAAGTTAAACAAGGTCATGTCAAATCTAGGGTCTGCCCATGACAAAAAAATGAAGCTAGTTTCAAGTGATGAAGTGGGTATTATCAGGTCTCTTAAACAGCAACTCAAGTTTGAAAAGAAACGAGTAAAATATGCAAAAAGAATGGTTAAGCTTGAAAAGGCGGAGAAGGTGGTTATTGTCCAACAATTACATCTCGTACAGCAGGACTTTATGCAACTCTCTTGTCACCTTAAGATGCTTGGTGATCAACTGTCTCACAGAAATGAAGGTACACACGGCTTTGCAAAG GTTGATGGATCAGATCTTAAATTAAATTTACGATCAGCACTTCATAGTTCAGAGAGTGATCTTCTACAGGGCAAGTTGTACAAAGGTTCACCCTCTAGCCCTGGCTCGTTTAGAAAATGCTCTCATTTTGATGTATCTGGAGGACAGTGCATAAGATCAATTGCAGGTACTCAGTTTGCACTGGAGTCTGTTGGTAGAAATTCTTTTGGAAACAAGCAACAGAGCTCTACAGTCTGTTCCACTTCTGCAACTTGTTCTGATATGATGAGTTTACAGGGAATAGATGCTGTATTTTTAGCAACCCGCAATACACAAGACAAAAGGCCTGTTGTTGAAGAATACAAGGTTACAGATAGAGTATTTTTTGTTAATGGAAAGAAAAGGGAGAAGCAAGAATTGCTGGGCCTAGATAATTCGTTCTGTTATAAGGATAAACATTTTCATAAGGATCCACTGCCATCTGTTTCTGAAGGAAACAAAGTTTCAGATAGTGTTGAAGTTCATGTTGGtagcaagaaaaggaagaagagggatCCAGGGGCATTAGATAAATCATCCTGTCATAAGAATACAGGTTTTCATAAGGATCCACTCACATCTGTTTCAGAAGGAAAGAAAGCTACGGGTAACATAGTTGATGTCAATGGCAAGAAAACAAGGAAGCAGGATCCATTGACATTGGATAAATCATTAAGTGACAAGGATAAACAATTTCATATTGGCAAAACAGAACTACCAACAGGAAGAAAGCTAATCAGAAATCCTGTCGGTCTTCCCAAACCAAATTCCCATGCAAAAAATGGAATCCCAAAAACTTCTAATAATTGGAGAGGACAACTTGCTGAAATTCACAATGGTATGTGTGGAAAGTTTCAAGGAAGTCTGAAGAACTCAAAAGATAAGCAGGAAACATCATGTCTACAATGTTCTAATCCTGGTCAAATGCATCAATCAGAGAACAATTACCCTATGGTGTCATGTAATGCCAATAAATCATCATCTATATCACTCATAATGAAGGAAGTTAATCCTTCAACTAGAGAAGAGGATATTGGTGCTATCAGTGATAATCAGGCTGATTTTGTTTGTTCTAAGAATATAAATTTGCAGGATTGCATGACTCTGCTCATGTTGGATAATGAGGATGATGAGAGACGGTACATGGAAGCAGTTGAAAGGCCTGTTTCACCTACTTTACCTGAAATCAGAATTTCCAATGGAGGAAAGGATCAGTCTCACTGTTTGGTTGACAGCATTTTCAGGAAACCTATATCTGAAGTTACTTGCGAACCTTGTCGCTATTTTGATGTTATTGACTTGGAAATTAATTCAAACAAGTTGGAATTGTTGACACCAAACCCTCCAGTACCAAAGGATGCTATAGGTGTCATTCATGCGTCTGAAGATTCAGAACCTGATTCTGTTCTTGAAAGTCAGAGCGATTTAAACAAAAATGAGATTCAACCTTTAGTTTCAAAATGTACTCAAGGTTTTGTTCATACTTCTGAAGAATCAGAACCTAATTGTGCTCTTATAGTTCAGAGAGATTTACACAATACTGAGCCTCTTGAAAAAAGTGTACAAAAATTTGACCATGAGGAGACTATGTCTCTGGCTGTTGGAAGGGCATTCTGTGACAGGGTGGTAACCGTTGCTGGCCAATCTCTGATGTCAG ATGATTTTCTTGGTGCTGGAAAAGTTGACAACAACCAAATTTCAAATTCCAATGTAGTGGCCAGAAGTGACAGTCGTGTGCATTTAGCTGCCAGCCAGGAGGTACAAAATCCACATGGAAACACTGCATCGCTTGAAAATACAAACTGGTGCTGTGTCGTCTTTTCAGATTGCAAGGATGAAAGCATATCACGAATAGTTCAAGCTAGAAATATCGTTGCATCTCAAAATTTTAGAAGTTCTCAGGTGGACTGCAGTATTGTTGAAGTCCTACAGAGCTTAAAATCTCTGTTAGAGCTCCAACCAGA GGAAAAGGTCTGTGTTTTCTTTTCATTGATGTTGGGCAACATTTCTGGTAGACTACGTGCTTATCCTGAAAGCATGATGGCCAGTAATATTCTACAGTTTGCTAAATCTTTGTCCGTGGAGATTGATAAAG TGTTTTCTGATGCAACAATTTGCCAGCTATTTTTAGAAGTTTGCAAGATAGATATGTTATTGGACCTACTAGAAGATTTTATTATCAAGAGAAGGATTTTGATGTGCAAGGGTGTGGAGTCTGAGCAATCATGTTCAGTTTTATCTAGCAATTTTTTTCATGTGAAATGTGGAAACATGTTTGTGACCCAGAATGCTGCTAAAACCAATCAGCTGTTGGCTACTAGCATCTTTTGTGCATCCATTTGTACTATGCTTGACCAAATAGGATTTCTTGTTGAAACTTCTTATAAAGTTCTTACACACTTTAAATGTGATACAAGTTGCAATTTGTTGATATTGCACATATTTGCTCTAGTAAGTGGTGAGAAGTTTTTTACTATGGAGAAATACAGTTTTCTTGCAATTGTCTTAAAATCAGTCATTTCCCTTCTCGAGGAAGGATATGAAACAATGCCTTCTGGTCATTTGACTTCAGATGTGGACATCAGTTTTTCTCCTTGCGAACAATGTCCTTTCTCCAAAGAGATAGCTTGCACAGAAAAAATCACTTCTTCATTGATGGATATACTGCATGATTTTGCTTTTTCTGGGAATTCATCCACGAGCTCTATATTTCCCTTGTCACGGGAACCAATTGCTGAAAGTTCTCATGGTGCAGAAGACAGCATCCATTGCTCAAGAGTACATGACAAGTCTAATCGATGTGAATCTTCATGTGCGTTATTTAAGCACAGATGTCATGCTGATCAAACATCCAGTTCCACTCCTGAAAGGGTAACCGATTATGCTCCCATGAAGCCCCTCTGCTACATCATTGATGTTGTTTCTGCAATTGAACTTTTCAGCCTCTACATG GGTTGGAAATGGACATCTGACAATATTCTACCACGAATTCTTGCAATGCTAAAATTATGTCCATCAAGTGAATTTTCAATTGCTGCTGTGGTTTTGATTGGTCAACTTGGAAG GTTTGGTGTTGATTATGGAGGTTTTCAGGAGATAGGTGTTTCACAACTGAGGTGCAATTTATCTTCTTTGCTCAAAGCTTCTTTACATGGGAAAAACAGCCTTCCaaaccaacttgctatcattaATGCTCTGGTTAATCTTCTTCCCTTGAGTTTTAAGGAAATTGTGGACAGAAACCATGAGCATTTAGTCGATGCTGCTGATCAATCTCAAGAAATCAAAGTAGTGAAGGAGTGGTTTGCTCAGCTGGATAAGAAAATGCAAGTTATGGTGCTGAATTTTTCTGGTCATGGTGTTTGA